ACGTCTTGACAGGGCAGGAAGGTATTAGTCAAAGTGAGGTTTCTAATTCGAGAGGTGAAACTAACCATCATTGTTTCCCCTTGTCATGTTGGTGACAgtgttattgttttgtctttgcatcAAGCACTTTACGTATCTCTGATAACCATTAGCATTCAGAATGCCTATTATAACATTGCAACATTATACACAAGCTCATCATTATGTGATGagtattgtttgtgtgtgtgtgtacacatacacacagtacagcaTGAGTTGTAatggctgttgtgtgttttgtcatcacCTCCCACACTACACTTCCCACAGTAACAATAAAGTTACTGATCCTAACTCTAACTCCTACATTTCCACTTTGAATTAAAGAACACCTTATGGCCAGGTAATGACTTGTGTTACTTGCCacatgcagtgtttgtgtgctgcCACATGGTCTTGTCTAATCCAATAATCTCGATAAACCTGTTGTTCCTTACTGAAGTTGTgtgattacacacacaaacacacagagtttTCTACACATTACAGCTGTAATTTAAATGTGGATTTGCGTTGTGTGATATCCGATTGTGACAATGGTTAGCTTtaaagaattaaataaaaatctgacagttttttttttcttcatgtgtaGCAATGATGTTAACACGTGTTCTGAATGTGTCCACTAGCCACATCCCCCAATATGGGGTCAGAACTGGAGCAAGCCAGACCTCAGACCAGTGGAGAGGAGGagctacagctgcagctggctCTGGCCATGAGCAGAGAGGCTGCAGAGCAggtacaaacatacacacttgtacagaaacatctgtgctcACATGACAGCAAGTCTTTGTTAGTCATTATCTTTCCttgttatgtttctgtgtttgaataGCTAACAATGCATCTTTGGAAACCAGTTTATTGTAATATTACAAAGATGAATTTACAGGACTGTCAAAGCagcttttgttcattttagcTTTAATTAGCTTTCATGCAGTTACAAAACTATGAGTAACTATCTTATTCAAAACAATGTCTCCTGTCATCCTCCTACAAGTCTAACCACTCACAAACCTTTTTGAAAGTGCTGGAGTACAACTACGCACTTACCATCGATGTTGTACATTTAGCCAAATGCTTTCACACAAATAACTGGTGGGAATTAGTGTTTGTAAGTAAGAACAGACAGTGAAAATATTGATCAGCATCTGCAGCTAAGATGTATACATTTGACCATATCGCATATTTTTGAACACCACATTGGAGGACACACTGCTTCCTATTTTTCATCCGCTATTTTTGTATAACCAAAAGAATggaattaagaaaaaaacaaattaatttatgtttccTGGTAGCTAAACTGATCTGCAACATCaattaataaaatttatttGCCTCTTTAGGAGTATATCATTTGATTAGAATAGTTATATGATTTTAAAAGTGCATATATCATATATAATAACAGTAAGACTAAACTATTCTGGctataaagaaaaatgtaggaATGTTGTTTTAGTGTTAAACtacattctgtgtgtgtgttttcaggaggaGCGCCTACGTAGAGGGGATGACCTGAGACTACAGATGGCCTTGGAGGAGAGTAAGAAGGAAGGCCCAGGCTCAGCAAAACTTGccaagaagaagagagaggtaaaaaatacatacaaacattGAGTCTAGATCAACATGGTTATTCATTACCCATTATCATGACCATGTTCTTTCCATCCCCtttttctgactgactgtgtaGTGAAGCCACTAACTGGCAGCAGACTGCCTAGTCTGCCCATCAGTATTCTGCCTGAATAGTTGGCTGATGGGAATTTGAGGCCATACAAAGCTAAAGTAAGGAATTATGGCTGCATAGTGCTAGCTAATTCTTAATCTGAGCATAGTGATCATGAATAGCGTTTGGAGAAGAAAATGGCTGGAATGGTTTTCTACTCTTCTATTCTCTGTCatccactttttctttttccttgtctccttgtttttcctttttctccccGTCTCTGTCTTCATAAACCACTTTCTGTCATTTCTAGCCACAGTCGTCTTTGATGGACCTGATGGATGTCCCAGAACCTGGTGCCAGGGCTGACCCCTGGGCCGGGGCCGGGGCTGGGGCTGGGGCCGCTGCTGGGGCCGGGGCCGCTACTGGGGCCGCTGCTGCATCAGCAGACCCCTGGCAACCCTATGgtatacacagatacacactcgCACTACAAAAAGTCACGTTGTATGATATCCACGCACTGACTGTCGTTGTTAAagagtttgtgttgtgttaggCTTAGTTTACTGTGTGTGCGGGCGTGCGTGCATGCCTTCGCTGTGTAGTGTAGTCTCTGCTCTCCACCTGCAGCTCTTAGCACTGTGACTCTTTGTTAACTAGGAATGCTGCTCCACTGGCCCAGCAGCATTACTATacagaggggaggggagaggaagtTAGTTGGACGACATTGTGAAGGAAAGGAGTGTCATGAGTGCAGTGCAGGGAAGGAGAAACTGGAGAGCTGCATATTTAAATCTTCTAAGGGAAATTAAAGGCCAGACCTGAACCTGTCTAAAACgtcaacttttttttcttgtttttaaccGTTACATTGTTATTTTTCTCCTGCTTCCTTCCTCCCCCATCATTTTCCTGTGCAATGTTTAAGTTCTGCATGCTTCATCCAAACCCCTTTCTCCCCCAAATTGAACTTCTCTCCGTTTCCCCAGGGTCTGCCCCTAAGCCAGCAGCCCCAGTGGACCCATGGGGTGCTCCTCCTTCTGTCCCACCTATCAAGGGCAATGATCCCTGGGCACCAAACACCACTCCTGCCTCTGACCCCTGGAGCTCTGCAGGTACCCGCCCCAAGACTTCCAACACAGGTGAACATCGGGGGGGGCGAATTagcattctgttttttttttttttttagttttgtcaaTAGACAGCAGTTAGTATTCACCAGGACAGCTGTACTTCTGCTGACTATAAAGATATTTGGAGAATTGCTTTTGGACATTTGTAGCCTTtgggttttctctgttttaaaaattgaaaacGATTTAATCAAAGGCTTACTCGTGTGGACGAATCAGCAGCGCACAGTTAACAATGCTTATTTGTCTGCATGCTTTCACTTGCATATTGTGTTCATTTATCGCTGTTTTACCAACACATCCACATTCATTCAGaattttggtgtttgtttccatctgtttgtgtctgttgtgtgtttatgtgactCTGTCTgggtctgtgtgcatgtgttgtccCCTTTCAGGTAGCTTTGATCTGTTCAGTACATCCAACGGTACGTCCAAAGAGGACTTCTCAGAGTTTGACAGCCtgcgctcctcctcctctgtccccacTGGTACTCACCCCTGTCTTCGTCTCTCTAATGACATGgagtctgtgttgtttttcctcactGTCTGAAAAGATGGCTGTCTGCAGAGACGATGTTTCTGTGGGGTACAGACACACGTTCTGTCTTTTTACGTGAATATCTTCAGACCTCAGCAAAGACACTGTTAGAACCACTGGAGCCTTGCTGCTCTTTTTAAAACAGCTGATTTTCCACTACAAATTCAATCAAATTCTGCAGTAGTTCCATTGAATCgtggagaagcagcattttGCTCTGGTCTGATCAGATATCACAGTGGTGTAATCTGATGcatcctgtttgtgtttattgccACATACATTAGATCTGAGCCATCCAGTTTATGGAATGCCTTTCTGATCTgcatatttttctaattttatctGCATCTGAACCAAATGTTCCAAAATTTGGAATTAAAGTCACTTAACTCCATTCAGGCTGGCGTGTGAGAGGATTCCAGTGAACAGCTTGGCACAGATCTGAGGGTTTCAATCTCTGATTGTGTGAAATTGACATTGGCGTTATTCTTTTCCTCCACctcaacacaaacagacagagtcAAGGACAAGTTGAGAAGGAATACAAACACATTGTTACTTTTCCTAGAAGGGAAAAGCACTAAGCCGCCTTGTGACCACATATAAACATGTGTAGAGGACAAACTTAATTGAGCAACATTGTGTGACGTTTTAGACTGTTTTTATAGGATCAGTTTGTCTACTGCGTTTATGGGACATTTAATAGTCGGATCTTACCATGAGTCTTAGCTCAGCTATATCTCAGTTCCTGTCCCGAGAAGAAAATTTCCATCTTTGACATTTGTGTGTCGAATGTGACTGTGTATGTTGTAGGTATTGTTCcggatttgtgtgtgttgtttaagTGAATTAATGAAGGTCTCCACTGCTATCAGACTGCGGCAGCAAAAAACTGCACCAGCCAGGCTGTCTGCCTCTGATGTCGTCTCACAATAACATCTTCAGCTTATTGCATCAAGGCAATTTTATTTCCCGataaatgtgaatgtgtatgcTCACGTGCAGGTGGACATATTTGTGTCTACCAGCGTCTTGGTGGCTGCCAGACTggacaggaaaaataaaatttaaagacGTTAGCCATTTTAATCTCAATAGGATTGCTCTATCTCACAGATGCATGataatttttacattgtatATTATGAGAGGCAGTGTCTTTTGCATTGTAAGACAAGATGTtgaagaaatgttattttaattgttttatcttgctacagtgttttttttttgtttttttttttgtttctcttccccCACTCATGGAAAAGGCCTTTCATCAGTAAAATACATCTACTACCTCTGCTCTGTGTTCCCCAGGTGATGGGGGTGTAACGTCCTCTGTCCCCTCACAAGCCAGCCTTGCCAGCAGTAGCAGCCTGGACCTCTTTGACCCCTTGCCCACTTCTACTCTAAACCCAACTAGAAAGACTCCAGAGTCCTTCCTGGGTCCAAATGCTGCCCTTGTTAATCTGGACTCTCTGGTGACCAAACCAGCCCAGCCCGCACCAGTCGCCAATCCATTCTTGGCTTCAACAGGTGGGGAGACAAGGAGAAAATATGAGATggattctttcttttcttttttctttattttaattcacaGACAGACTTGCTTTTTAAGCAGGACATTAATATATAAGTATTATATAATGGAATTGGCCAGTCAGGGACTGTAGTCAGAAAGCCAGGAGATGTGGGACCACACATGCAGACTTGAACCACATGCAGACACAGCCATCTGCAAAGTTTAGTCAAAGtctgtctgctttattgtcaattctgccacatgaGGAGCACAGACGGAGAATTGAACTTACTCTCAGACCCTTGGTGCTGAATACAGGTAAACTAACACTAAACAGTGCTatgtaaaattataaataagGGCATGCAAAATAAACTTAAGATAAAGatcaagtaaaaataaacagtaaaagaGCATAAGGGACATAGCAGCAGCTTAGAGTACAAAACCAGTGCAGTATATAAACAGTCTAGATATACTGCATGATAGTGCAATTAAATGAGAACGTTTAATGCTAAATCATTGACCCTTCCCTGTCTAAACCAACAGTACACTCATCTTAATTCTATTAGTGCTGTATTTGTGGATTTCCATTTAGCATTGTAActcaacatgtactgtatacgATACTGCTAATCTGGGTTTCCATTAACATTTGCTTTCTTGAATTCTTGTCAGCTGGATCTGCTCCAGTTCCAACACCTCACGCCAACCCTTTCCAAGTGAGCCAGCCTGTCCCCCCTACCCTCAACCAGATGCGTGTCAGCCCCATGCCCCCCGGCTTTGGTGGAATGCCTGAGCCCGTGCCCCTCTCCTCCCTGCCTGCTCAGCCCATCGCCATGGTCCCTCTGGCTGGAATGGCCCCCACGGGCCGTGTGATGCCTGGAATGGGAGTCGGTGCTGTAGGTGGTGTTGGAGCGAGTGCGGGAATCCCAGCCTCCATGTCCATGCCCCAGCCTCTGATGAGCATGCCTCCCCAGGCTGGGACACAGCCCACTGGAACCACCAACCCCTTCCTTTTGTGAGGGGTTGATTGGGGAACAACATGACCCAGAGTTaccccttctctctctttcttccactTTGGCTCCTTAAGAAGCTTCAAAATGAACAAGGAGCTGTCTTATCTTATTTATCCTTTTATAACCAACTCCTACCCAGGTAGTCCCAGCCCAGCATCCCACCCCCCTCTTGtactcctctttttctttctatgcTAAAAGCTGCCTAGTCCTGTGTGTTCCATGCTGATCTGATGACGATGTTGACGACAAAGAGTTTGCATCTCCTTGCAGACCTCCAGAGTAGCAGTGGTGTTTACAGTTTTTCCAAGGAGGCAGAGCCCAGTCTcccctccctgtcctcctctcaTTCACTTGCCTCCTCtcccttccttctctccttaGGACTGTTCCTTTCCTTTTATGTGGTGGAGAATAGTCTGACTGTACTAACTCCAGGATTTTATCTCTTCACTAGAGCTAATCTTTCTAAGCCCTGTCAGCTGgtgggtgtatgtgtgcatgaatgCACATCTCAGTACTTTTTACACTGTGTATATTCCAGTGGGTTTTACCTACACACACTGGAGTAAGGATGAGAGATAGTCAGAtgtgtttatactgtgtgtatgtgtgtgttactaaGCAGGGATTTTGCAcaattttttgcttttttttgttttttttttctgcgaCTGTTGGGCTCACCGTTACACCTTAGCTTAGGGAGGGACGCTAGCCGCTGAACACACACTGCCTCGGCTCTCGGTACCACTCAGTCACAACTCTCGTCTGTCACCTTGGACGTTTTCAGGACCTTCCACATGAACTTTGACCTCCAGGGGTCACGGGATTAACACCAAACCCCTGTCAGAGGAGATGAAACCCTGGTCTAAAAGATGTAGACAcaatttgtttgtatgtgtgtgtgctcatgcatTGGTGTACTGTTAAAGCTCAAATACTAACAGCTACatattgtttttgtcagttttgcctcagtgtgtgtttggagaaaaagACATGAACTGTGATGGCATCACTGTTTACTATCAGAACATATGGATGCAGTGAGGCTTCATGGGGCAGTTTCTtctcgttttgtttttttttagggtcAAAGGGAAGAGGGTGTGCTTGTAGGTGTGTGCGCAGGTCTGTGCAATTTGCATTAGACATGTTGAGCATTCAAGTGTACTTTAAAAACTCAAGGTTTTCCATTCAAAACTGACTTATTTGTTCAAGTTAGTTTCTGAGGTGCAAGTGAAAACAAGGGATAATGGAGGCATATGCAGCCTTAACTATGTGTGTATATCAGAGTGTTACTATGACAGGGTTGCGTAGAAAGCTGTGGGTTTAAAGGGCACATCCAGCCACTTAGCATTGTGACTGAGTTTAACTGAGTGGATTTACTGTGGCTAATCTTTCCAGAAGAACATTAGGAGGGGGGCACACACTCATATGGTGTTGTTCCAGGATTGGTCTATTGATAGTACAGGGAATCCCGAAGCAAACGGCACCACAGAGATGTCATGTAAACAAGTGGTTGATAATTTTGTTGGTTacctttatttactttttagaTGTAAATCCATAGCCAAGTCTTTTTGCGTTTTGGAGCTGTGTACTAGCTAAGTCATGCATCATCTTttatcatttctctctttttctgtcattctaGTTTTTCACCTTATTCATAGGCTATGTAATTCTTTTCTTTCAGAAGCACAACTGTTACCAAAGTCATAGCAACTGTGATTTCTGAGGATCTCATACTTTAAGTAAGTAGGTTTGAACAGTAGGGTCACacttcactgacatttttgtttatgGATGTTCATGATGACAGAGACTCcttttattgtacattttatatttcagagcTATTTTACAGATTGTTCAGAAACTTGTGTAAGAAAGTGTTACTGTTGGCTAAATATTGGCACATTTATTGACAGCAAGCTGAGCGTCTATATCCTCTAGAAATATGGAGTGATAAAATACAGCTAATGATGAAGAATTGCACCTGGTGTATAGAGCCTTCTTTTCTTTAAGTCACTGtactcttttctcttctgttctgtTAATATCACTGCCAATGTATTTGCTATagaaaacgtttttttttttctctctctcttttggtGTATGTTGGCGCCCTCTCCTGGTCTACTGTGGTACGATAGCTACACCACAGGACCCTTGACATTTCCACTAACGCAGACTTTTATTTCTCTCAGGCAAAAGGAGGGGTAGCTCCAACTGTGTGTATGATTTTCATGATGATGCTGAGGCTGGTGATGATTTTATGCTTGGGGTCCTAAAAGAATGGATGAGTCACAGACCAGCAAATACTTTTAATCTCAACTAAACATATGCAAGAATTGAAGCTGGAAAAGTAAAGATCCGAAGACTTAATGCTTGATGTGTTTTGCAGTTAGATTTGCTAATAAAgtcttgttttattaaaatgctaCTATGGTATTCTAGCTACGACATGTCACTTTCTCCCAGGCCTTTATTTCACTGCAGCCTGAGCTTTAACTTTAGTCCATcagcattgaaaaaaaaaatttaaaaaaaggtagTTGTTTCGAACAAATTCATCACTCCTGGACAGACGGACACTGCAGCTGAACACTTTTCCTGGATCCCTGGCAGCAGTTTCAGTCATGACTATGGGGCAGTGAAAATGTGGCCTGTGTGTAGCAAGCACCTCTGTGTTACTGTGTATTCAAAGGACTAACTGACCTTATGgactgtctgtctttatatgCATAAATAGActcctttatttcttttcttgtctATTTACCCTTCTCATAGTACTGGGAGCAGGCTGCTTTTTTATTGGATACGTGCTCAACCCGTTGGCATTATAACTGTATAATATAATTTATCATTTGTACTATTGTAACATACTGTTCTTCTGTATACCTTATTATTCTGTGTAATGGGTTTTTGTAGGAAAAGACATCGTGGTATTTTAACTGCATCTAAACAAATGAACGCAGCAGGCCACACCATGTTGGAGGACAACTGTAGctgcattcaaaataaaaatgtgtatcaCTTCAGCTCCAGTGTCTGTGTccttgtatcttttttttttttttttaacctagcATCCAAAGAAGACAATACAACAGACATTTTGTATAAATGATTTCAAAGAACTTCAGTGACCAAACcatccaaacacaaacaagatttatttaaaaaagtaaaaaatatagtgactgaaatttaaaatcatttatattcatatttttatcgAACCAATACAATCTTGTTGATTTCAGTGAGACATCTTTACTATAAAACACTGGTTACAAGATGTACATGTATTTAGGTACTCTGACTGAAAGGGTAAACTCCCCTTGGACGTTTTTGTACTGTCAATTACCACAACAGAGGgagtaaacaaaaatatttgatatcTGAAGTGAGTGTTGTGCTTTATTCCTTGACCAAGTGTCCTGTAATGGAGTCTCTTATGTTATTACATGCTGTGCTATTGTTCCTCTGTTGACCAGCCAGATGTGGAAGACTGTGTAGGTGCAGGATTTGATGGTCCTATGTCGTAGCCCAGCTTCTTCATGTCTTTCGTCATGATGTGAAATGATACAGTGACAAAGCCTTGGGAACGAACCCGAGTCActgcaacacagaaaacaatgatAGTACACATATTGTACTGTAAAATATCAGACAAGAACTACTTCGAAAAGCCTGAAACACAGAATATAGAACTACAGTATGTCTTTGTAGATCTGATATAACTACAGGTTAATGTATAAATTCACAACTTTTAAGTTGAAAATGTACCATTAGaattaaatgtgaattaaaGTTTTGTTGTACACCACTAAAATTTTCAACCATATTCACTTTACTCTAATCTTCCTAACACATTTTCCATCTATTTATTGCAGAGACCACTATGTACCTGCTTTCAGACCAACAGTCATCTCGGATAGAGGcagttctgttttttcagtCCAGACCAGCTTAAAAGTAAACCACCTACTTATAAGTGACTCATTTTAGAAGCATCTAGTTCAACTGAATTGCTGttctttggtttggttttacaagaatgtgtttttgtcttgagaAGGTGAGAATGGCAACACAACTAACATGTTACtgttaacaattaaaaaaacataatacagacacaaacaaaccttCTCTGCCTTCACCCTGGGCCACTACTTTTGGGTCTGTGTACTCGGGCCGCCGTCCCAGCAGCCAGctaagaggaaaggaggaaaaaacGTCAAAAACTACAGAAAGTCAGAAAGTGAGAGGCATTACACCTCTACATGAACAGAACTGCCATTATGCTGGATATACTGATATACTATATTCAgtttacacacaaaatattagATACATTAGTTATCAATACATAAAGATTGACACTTTTGTATCTGTAgagattctgattctgatgagtttgaaaacataaacagtgaCTGTAACGTTGTTTCTGATAAATCGAAAAGGAAATTCTACTAATGTTTATTTGGAAATTGCAAATCCAAAGATCCAGATGTGCATCTGTGCATCTCTAATAACCTGCTGTGTTAGTTTGAAGAATcgtcgtgtgtgtgtgcctttgatAATAGCTGATAATAGCAGCTGGCACATAATAAATACTAATGTGAAGTAT
This genomic window from Mastacembelus armatus chromosome 8, fMasArm1.2, whole genome shotgun sequence contains:
- the epn2 gene encoding epsin-2 isoform X2; protein product: MPSSTIRRQMKNMVNNYSDAEKKVREATSNDPWGPSSSLMSEIADLTYNVVAFSEIMSMIWKRLNDHGKNWRHVYKALTLLDYLIKTGSERVALQCKENIFAIQTLKDFQYIDRDGKDQGINVREKSKQLVVLLKDEDRLKGERSQALKTKERMAQVSTGSSQMGFGRGSSQPNLSTSYSEEYGRSEGSPASYHGSTSPNMGSELEQARPQTSGEEELQLQLALAMSREAAEQEERLRRGDDLRLQMALEESKKEGPGSAKLAKKKREPQSSLMDLMDVPEPGARADPWAGAGAGAGAAAGAGAATGAAAASADPWQPYGSAPKPAAPVDPWGAPPSVPPIKGNDPWAPNTTPASDPWSSAGTRPKTSNTGSFDLFSTSNGDGGVTSSVPSQASLASSSSLDLFDPLPTSTLNPTRKTPESFLGPNAALVNLDSLVTKPAQPAPVANPFLASTAGSAPVPTPHANPFQVSQPVPPTLNQMRVSPMPPGFGGMPEPVPLSSLPAQPIAMVPLAGMAPTGRVMPGMGVGAVGGVGASAGIPASMSMPQPLMSMPPQAGTQPTGTTNPFLL
- the epn2 gene encoding epsin-2 isoform X1; its protein translation is MPSSTIRRQMKNMVNNYSDAEKKVREATSNDPWGPSSSLMSEIADLTYNVVAFSEIMSMIWKRLNDHGKNWRHVYKALTLLDYLIKTGSERVALQCKENIFAIQTLKDFQYIDRDGKDQGINVREKSKQLVVLLKDEDRLKGERSQALKTKERMAQVSTGSSQMGFGRGSSQPNLSTSYSEEYGRSEGSPASYHGSTSPNMGSELEQARPQTSGEEELQLQLALAMSREAAEQEERLRRGDDLRLQMALEESKKEGPGSAKLAKKKREPQSSLMDLMDVPEPGARADPWAGAGAGAGAAAGAGAATGAAAASADPWQPYGSAPKPAAPVDPWGAPPSVPPIKGNDPWAPNTTPASDPWSSAGTRPKTSNTGSFDLFSTSNGTSKEDFSEFDSLRSSSSVPTGDGGVTSSVPSQASLASSSSLDLFDPLPTSTLNPTRKTPESFLGPNAALVNLDSLVTKPAQPAPVANPFLASTAGSAPVPTPHANPFQVSQPVPPTLNQMRVSPMPPGFGGMPEPVPLSSLPAQPIAMVPLAGMAPTGRVMPGMGVGAVGGVGASAGIPASMSMPQPLMSMPPQAGTQPTGTTNPFLL
- the epn2 gene encoding epsin-2 isoform X3, which produces MPSSTIRRQMKNMVNNYSDAEKKVREATSNDPWGPSSSLMSEIADLTYNVVAFSEIMSMIWKRLNDHGKNWRHVYKALTLLDYLIKTGSERVALQCKENIFAIQTLKDFQYIDRDGKDQGINVREKSKQLVVLLKDEDRLKGERSQALKTKERMAQVSTGSSQMGFGRGSSQPNLSTSYSEEYGRSEGSPASYHGSTSPNMGSELEQARPQTSGEEELQLQLALAMSREAAEQEERLRRGDDLRLQMALEESKKEGPGSAKLAKKKREPQSSLMDLMDVPEPGARADPWAGAGAGAGAAAGAGAATGAAAASADPWQPYGSAPKPAAPVDPWGAPPSVPPIKGNDPWAPNTTPASDPWSSAGTRPKTSNTGDGGVTSSVPSQASLASSSSLDLFDPLPTSTLNPTRKTPESFLGPNAALVNLDSLVTKPAQPAPVANPFLASTAGSAPVPTPHANPFQVSQPVPPTLNQMRVSPMPPGFGGMPEPVPLSSLPAQPIAMVPLAGMAPTGRVMPGMGVGAVGGVGASAGIPASMSMPQPLMSMPPQAGTQPTGTTNPFLL